A single genomic interval of Osmerus eperlanus chromosome 14, fOsmEpe2.1, whole genome shotgun sequence harbors:
- the si:dkey-28b4.8 gene encoding sarcoplasmic/endoplasmic reticulum calcium ATPase 2 isoform X2: MDNAHTKTVEEVLGYFSVNESTGLSCEQLRKSRERWGPNELPAEEGKSLWELVLEQFEDLLVRILLLAACISFTLAWFEEGEGTITAFVEPFVILLILIANAIVGVWQERNAENAIEALKEYEPEMGKVYRQDRKSVQRVRARDIVPGDIVEVAVGDKVPADIRLTSIRSTTLRVDQSILTGESVSVLKHTDPVPDPRAVNQDKKNMLFSGTNIAAGRAMGVVVATGVQTEIGKIRDEMAATDPERTPLQQKLDQFGEQLSKVISVICVAVWGINVGHFNDPVHGGSWLRGAVYYFKIAVALAVAAIPEGLPAVITTCLALGTLTTNQMSVCRLFVVDSVSGDRCALSEFSVTGSTYAPEGEVYKGGAAVKCSQYEGLVEMASICALCNDSSLDYSESKGVFEKVGEATETALCCLVEKMNVFDTDMRGLAPAERATACCSVIKQLMKKELTLEFSRDRKSMSVFCSPNKLTRSSTGAKMFIKGAPESVLERCRWIRVGGGARVAMSTATREQLQTTVREWAAGRDTLRCLAMATRDSPPEPRSLNLENSAGFIDYESDLTFVGCVGMLDPPRKEVLGAVRQCRQAGIRVIMITGDNKGTALSICRRVGIITEEEEEEGQGGQFGGGLTGREFDELPPHLQRQACRTCRCFARVEPTHKSRIVEYLQSLNDITAMTGDGVNDAPALKKAEIGIAMGSGTAVAKSASEMILADDNFSTIVAAVEEGRAIYNNMKQFIRYLISSNIGEVVCIFLTAALGMPEALIPVQLLWVNLVTDGFPATALGFNPPDLDIMSRPPRSPKEALISGWLFCRYLIIGCYVGAATVGAAAWWFMAAHDGPKLSFYQLSHYLQCSEGHGEFAGVQCSVFESPYPMTMALSVLVTIEMCNALNSLSENQSLLKMPPWSNPWLVGAICLSMALHFLILYVDPLPVVFQIRPLSWPQWVVVLKMSLPVILMDEALKFLARNYIEPGNDLDRQDEERERRRRAAAGQPNANGGLVGVLTAPLGRALSGVSWSFVLVSAPLLVWIYSLDSDITNIFWE, encoded by the exons atgGATAATGCCCATACGAAGACGGTAGAGGAGGTGTTGGGGTACTTCAGTGTAAACGAATCCACAGGCCTCAGTTGTGAGCAGCTGAGGaagagcagggagagatggggaccaAACG AATTACCAGCTGAAGAAG GAAAGTCACTATGGGAACTGGTTCTGGAGCAGTTTGAGGATCTGCTTGTCAGGATCCTTCTGCTTGCTGCATGCATCTCCTtt ACTCTAGCTTGGttcgaggagggggaggggaccaTCACAGCCTTCGTGGAGCCCTTCGTCATTCTTCTCATCCTCATCGCTAATGCTATTGTTGGGGTCTGGCAG GAGCGTAATGCTGAGAATGCCATCGAAGCTCTGAAGGAGTACGAGCCGGAGATGGGGAAGGTTTACCGCCAGGACAGGAAGAGCGTCCAGAGAGTCCGAGCCAGAGACATTGTACCTGGAGACATTGTGGAGGTGGCAG tTGGTGACAAGGTTCCAGCCGACATCCGTCTGACTTCCATCCGCTCCACCACGCTGAGAGTGGACCAGTCCATTCTGACGGGGGAGTCTGTATCTGTGCTCAAACACACTGACCCTGTGCCCGACCCCCGTGCTGTCAACCAGGACAAGAAGAACATGTTgttttct GGCACCAACATCGCGGCGGGGAGAGCCATGGGTGTTGTCGTGGCGACTGGGGTGCAAACTGAGATTGGCAAGATCAGAGATGAGATGGCCGCCACCGACCCTGAGAGAACGCCACTACAACAGAAACTGGACCAGTTTGGAGAGCAGCTGTCCAAG gtcatcaGTGTGATATGTGTGGCGGTGTGGGGGATCAATGTGGGCCACTTCAACGACCCCGTCCATGGAGGGAGCTGGCTGAGAGGAGCGGTCTACTACTTCAAGATCGCCGTGGCTCTGGCCGTGGCTGCCATCCCTGAGG GCCTGCCTGCTGTCATCACCACCTGCCTTGCACTGGGCACCC TCACCACCAACCAGATGTCCGTCTGCCGG ttgttTGTGGTGGACAGCGTGTCAGGGGACCGATGTGCCCTGAGTGAGTTCTCGGTGACCGGATCTACTTACGCCCCGGAAGgggaagt GTACAAGGGTGGTGCAGCAGTGAAGTGTAGTCAGTATGAGGGGCTGGTAGAGATGGCTTCTATCTGCGCTCTCTGCAATGATTCCTCTCTTGACTACAGTGAG TCGAAAGGCGTGTTTGAGAAGGTTGGCGAGGCAACGGAGACGGCTCTGTGCTGCCTGGTGGAGAAGATGAACGTGTTCGACACGGACATGAGAGGACTGGCACCAGCAGAGAGGGCTACCGCCTGCTGCTCT GTGATCAAGCAGCtgatgaagaaggagctgacgTTGGAGTTctccagagacaggaagtccatGTCTGTCTTCTGCTCCCCCAACAAGCTGACCCGCTCCTCCACAGGGGCCAAGATGTTCATCAAG GGCGCCCCCGAGAGCGTGCTGGAGCGTTGCCGTTGGATACGTGTGGGTGGTGGCGCCCGCGTGGCGATGTCGACGGCCACGAGGGAGCAGCTCCAGACCACGGTCCGAGAGTGGGCGGCCGGGCGAGACACCCTCCGCTGCCTCGCCATGGCGACCAGGGACTCCCCCCCCGAACCCCGCTCCCTCAACCTGGAGAACTCAGCCGGCTTCATTGACTACGAG tcgGACCTGACCTTCGTGGGCTGTGTGGGCATGCTGGATCCCCCCAGGAAGGAGGTACTTGGTGCAGTCCGGCAGTGTCGACAGGCGGGCATACGGGTCATCATGATCACCG GAGACAACAAGGGCACGGCCCTGTCTATCTGTCGCCGTGTTGGCATCatcacggaggaggaggaggaggagggccaggggggccagTTTGGGGGGGGCCTGACCGGGCGGGAGTTTGACGAgctgcccccccacctccagagACAGGCGTGTCGCACGTGTCGCTGCTTCGCCCGGGTGGAGCCCACACACAAGAGCCGCATCGTGGAGTACCTGCAGAGCCTCAACGACATCACTGCCATG acggGGGATGGAGTGAACGATGCCCCGGCTCTTAAAAAGGCTGAGATCGGCATCGCCATGGGCAGCGGCACCGCCGTCGCCAAGTCGGCCTCGGAGATGATCCTGGCGGACGACAACTTCTCCACCATCGTGGCGGCCGTGGAGGAAGGCAGGGCCATCTACAACAACATGAAGCAGTTCATCAGATACCTCATCTCCTCCAACATCGGAGAGGTGGTCTG taTCTTCCTGACGGCAGCCCTCGGCATGCCCGAAGCCCTCATCCCTGTCCAGCTACTCTGGGTCAACCTGGTCACAGACGGTTTCCCAGCAACCGCCCTGGGCTTCAACCCCCCCGACCTGGACATCATGTCccgccccccccgctcccccaagGAGGCCCTCATCTCTGGTTGGCTGTTCTGCCGCTACCTCATCATTGGCT GTTATGTGGGCGCGGCCACAGTaggagcagcagcctggtggtTCATGGCCGCTCACGATGGGCCCAAACTCTCCTTCTACCAGCTG tCCCACTACCTCCAGTGCAGCGAGGGACACGGTGAGTTCGCCGGTGTCCAGTGCTCCGTCTTCGAGTCGCCCTACCCCATGACCATGGCCCTGTCTGTGCTCGTTACCATAGAGATGTGCAACGCCCTGAACAG ccTGTCTGAGAACCAGTCCCTGCTGAAGATGCCTCCCTGGTCAAACCCCTGGCTGGTGGGAGCCATCTGTCTGTCCATGGCTCTGCACTTCCTCATCCTCTACGTCGACCCCCTGCCT GTGGTCTTCCAGATCAGGCCCCTGTCATGGCCCCAGTGGGTGGTGGTGCTgaagatgtcacttcctgtcatccTGATGGACGAGGCCCTCAAGTTCCTGGCGCGTAACTACATCGAGCCGGGCAACGACCTGGACCGCCAGGACGAGGAGAGGGAACGGCGCCGGAGGGCGGCGGCCGGACAGCCCAACGCCAACGGGGGGTTGGTGGGCGTGTTGACGGCCCCCCTGGGCCGAGCCCTTAGTGGCGTGTCGTGGTCATTCGTGCTGGTATCTGCGCCGCTATTGGTCTGGATCTACAGCCTGGACTCTGACATCACTAACATCTTCTGGGAgtga
- the si:dkey-28b4.8 gene encoding sarcoplasmic/endoplasmic reticulum calcium ATPase 2 isoform X1, with protein sequence MDNAHTKTVEEVLGYFSVNESTGLSCEQLRKSRERWGPNELPAEEGKSLWELVLEQFEDLLVRILLLAACISFTLAWFEEGEGTITAFVEPFVILLILIANAIVGVWQERNAENAIEALKEYEPEMGKVYRQDRKSVQRVRARDIVPGDIVEVAVGDKVPADIRLTSIRSTTLRVDQSILTGESVSVLKHTDPVPDPRAVNQDKKNMLFSGTNIAAGRAMGVVVATGVQTEIGKIRDEMAATDPERTPLQQKLDQFGEQLSKVISVICVAVWGINVGHFNDPVHGGSWLRGAVYYFKIAVALAVAAIPEGLPAVITTCLALGTRRMARKNAIVRSLPSVETLGCTSVICSDKTGTLTTNQMSVCRLFVVDSVSGDRCALSEFSVTGSTYAPEGEVYKGGAAVKCSQYEGLVEMASICALCNDSSLDYSESKGVFEKVGEATETALCCLVEKMNVFDTDMRGLAPAERATACCSVIKQLMKKELTLEFSRDRKSMSVFCSPNKLTRSSTGAKMFIKGAPESVLERCRWIRVGGGARVAMSTATREQLQTTVREWAAGRDTLRCLAMATRDSPPEPRSLNLENSAGFIDYESDLTFVGCVGMLDPPRKEVLGAVRQCRQAGIRVIMITGDNKGTALSICRRVGIITEEEEEEGQGGQFGGGLTGREFDELPPHLQRQACRTCRCFARVEPTHKSRIVEYLQSLNDITAMTGDGVNDAPALKKAEIGIAMGSGTAVAKSASEMILADDNFSTIVAAVEEGRAIYNNMKQFIRYLISSNIGEVVCIFLTAALGMPEALIPVQLLWVNLVTDGFPATALGFNPPDLDIMSRPPRSPKEALISGWLFCRYLIIGCYVGAATVGAAAWWFMAAHDGPKLSFYQLSHYLQCSEGHGEFAGVQCSVFESPYPMTMALSVLVTIEMCNALNSLSENQSLLKMPPWSNPWLVGAICLSMALHFLILYVDPLPVVFQIRPLSWPQWVVVLKMSLPVILMDEALKFLARNYIEPGNDLDRQDEERERRRRAAAGQPNANGGLVGVLTAPLGRALSGVSWSFVLVSAPLLVWIYSLDSDITNIFWE encoded by the exons atgGATAATGCCCATACGAAGACGGTAGAGGAGGTGTTGGGGTACTTCAGTGTAAACGAATCCACAGGCCTCAGTTGTGAGCAGCTGAGGaagagcagggagagatggggaccaAACG AATTACCAGCTGAAGAAG GAAAGTCACTATGGGAACTGGTTCTGGAGCAGTTTGAGGATCTGCTTGTCAGGATCCTTCTGCTTGCTGCATGCATCTCCTtt ACTCTAGCTTGGttcgaggagggggaggggaccaTCACAGCCTTCGTGGAGCCCTTCGTCATTCTTCTCATCCTCATCGCTAATGCTATTGTTGGGGTCTGGCAG GAGCGTAATGCTGAGAATGCCATCGAAGCTCTGAAGGAGTACGAGCCGGAGATGGGGAAGGTTTACCGCCAGGACAGGAAGAGCGTCCAGAGAGTCCGAGCCAGAGACATTGTACCTGGAGACATTGTGGAGGTGGCAG tTGGTGACAAGGTTCCAGCCGACATCCGTCTGACTTCCATCCGCTCCACCACGCTGAGAGTGGACCAGTCCATTCTGACGGGGGAGTCTGTATCTGTGCTCAAACACACTGACCCTGTGCCCGACCCCCGTGCTGTCAACCAGGACAAGAAGAACATGTTgttttct GGCACCAACATCGCGGCGGGGAGAGCCATGGGTGTTGTCGTGGCGACTGGGGTGCAAACTGAGATTGGCAAGATCAGAGATGAGATGGCCGCCACCGACCCTGAGAGAACGCCACTACAACAGAAACTGGACCAGTTTGGAGAGCAGCTGTCCAAG gtcatcaGTGTGATATGTGTGGCGGTGTGGGGGATCAATGTGGGCCACTTCAACGACCCCGTCCATGGAGGGAGCTGGCTGAGAGGAGCGGTCTACTACTTCAAGATCGCCGTGGCTCTGGCCGTGGCTGCCATCCCTGAGG GCCTGCCTGCTGTCATCACCACCTGCCTTGCACTGGGCACCCGGCGGATGGCCCGGAAGAACGCCATCGTCAGGTCCCTGCCTTCAGTGGAGACCCTGGGCTGCACCTCCGTCATCTGCTCCGACAAGACGGGCACCCTCACCACCAACCAGATGTCCGTCTGCCGG ttgttTGTGGTGGACAGCGTGTCAGGGGACCGATGTGCCCTGAGTGAGTTCTCGGTGACCGGATCTACTTACGCCCCGGAAGgggaagt GTACAAGGGTGGTGCAGCAGTGAAGTGTAGTCAGTATGAGGGGCTGGTAGAGATGGCTTCTATCTGCGCTCTCTGCAATGATTCCTCTCTTGACTACAGTGAG TCGAAAGGCGTGTTTGAGAAGGTTGGCGAGGCAACGGAGACGGCTCTGTGCTGCCTGGTGGAGAAGATGAACGTGTTCGACACGGACATGAGAGGACTGGCACCAGCAGAGAGGGCTACCGCCTGCTGCTCT GTGATCAAGCAGCtgatgaagaaggagctgacgTTGGAGTTctccagagacaggaagtccatGTCTGTCTTCTGCTCCCCCAACAAGCTGACCCGCTCCTCCACAGGGGCCAAGATGTTCATCAAG GGCGCCCCCGAGAGCGTGCTGGAGCGTTGCCGTTGGATACGTGTGGGTGGTGGCGCCCGCGTGGCGATGTCGACGGCCACGAGGGAGCAGCTCCAGACCACGGTCCGAGAGTGGGCGGCCGGGCGAGACACCCTCCGCTGCCTCGCCATGGCGACCAGGGACTCCCCCCCCGAACCCCGCTCCCTCAACCTGGAGAACTCAGCCGGCTTCATTGACTACGAG tcgGACCTGACCTTCGTGGGCTGTGTGGGCATGCTGGATCCCCCCAGGAAGGAGGTACTTGGTGCAGTCCGGCAGTGTCGACAGGCGGGCATACGGGTCATCATGATCACCG GAGACAACAAGGGCACGGCCCTGTCTATCTGTCGCCGTGTTGGCATCatcacggaggaggaggaggaggagggccaggggggccagTTTGGGGGGGGCCTGACCGGGCGGGAGTTTGACGAgctgcccccccacctccagagACAGGCGTGTCGCACGTGTCGCTGCTTCGCCCGGGTGGAGCCCACACACAAGAGCCGCATCGTGGAGTACCTGCAGAGCCTCAACGACATCACTGCCATG acggGGGATGGAGTGAACGATGCCCCGGCTCTTAAAAAGGCTGAGATCGGCATCGCCATGGGCAGCGGCACCGCCGTCGCCAAGTCGGCCTCGGAGATGATCCTGGCGGACGACAACTTCTCCACCATCGTGGCGGCCGTGGAGGAAGGCAGGGCCATCTACAACAACATGAAGCAGTTCATCAGATACCTCATCTCCTCCAACATCGGAGAGGTGGTCTG taTCTTCCTGACGGCAGCCCTCGGCATGCCCGAAGCCCTCATCCCTGTCCAGCTACTCTGGGTCAACCTGGTCACAGACGGTTTCCCAGCAACCGCCCTGGGCTTCAACCCCCCCGACCTGGACATCATGTCccgccccccccgctcccccaagGAGGCCCTCATCTCTGGTTGGCTGTTCTGCCGCTACCTCATCATTGGCT GTTATGTGGGCGCGGCCACAGTaggagcagcagcctggtggtTCATGGCCGCTCACGATGGGCCCAAACTCTCCTTCTACCAGCTG tCCCACTACCTCCAGTGCAGCGAGGGACACGGTGAGTTCGCCGGTGTCCAGTGCTCCGTCTTCGAGTCGCCCTACCCCATGACCATGGCCCTGTCTGTGCTCGTTACCATAGAGATGTGCAACGCCCTGAACAG ccTGTCTGAGAACCAGTCCCTGCTGAAGATGCCTCCCTGGTCAAACCCCTGGCTGGTGGGAGCCATCTGTCTGTCCATGGCTCTGCACTTCCTCATCCTCTACGTCGACCCCCTGCCT GTGGTCTTCCAGATCAGGCCCCTGTCATGGCCCCAGTGGGTGGTGGTGCTgaagatgtcacttcctgtcatccTGATGGACGAGGCCCTCAAGTTCCTGGCGCGTAACTACATCGAGCCGGGCAACGACCTGGACCGCCAGGACGAGGAGAGGGAACGGCGCCGGAGGGCGGCGGCCGGACAGCCCAACGCCAACGGGGGGTTGGTGGGCGTGTTGACGGCCCCCCTGGGCCGAGCCCTTAGTGGCGTGTCGTGGTCATTCGTGCTGGTATCTGCGCCGCTATTGGTCTGGATCTACAGCCTGGACTCTGACATCACTAACATCTTCTGGGAgtga
- the pold4 gene encoding DNA polymerase delta subunit 4, protein MTTKRRLITDSFKVVKKARRGEKKEKKPPPSPPQKETEPGPLSVREMELQELRQFDLDLRFGPCIGISRMQRWERASLHGLNPPEEIKELMLTRDTDPDYTHCLWSGYPL, encoded by the exons ATGACGACCAAACGGCGGTTGATCACAGACTCCTTCAAGGTGGTGAAGAAGGCacgaagaggagagaagaaggagaagaaaccacccccctcacctccacagaAGG AGACTGAGCCAGGTCCGCTCTCTGTCAGAGAGATGGAACTGCAGGAGCTGAGACAGTTTGACCTGGATTTACGTTTCGGTCCCTGcatag gtATCAGTCGCAtgcagaggtgggagagagcgtcTCTTCAtgggttaaaccctccagaggAGATCAAAGAGCTTATGCTCACCAGAGACACAGACCCTGACTACACACACTg TCTGTGGAGTGGTTACCCCCTGTGA
- the p2rx3b gene encoding P2X purinoceptor 3b isoform X2 has translation MWTCITDFFTYETTKSVVVKSWTIGIINRVVQLLIITYFIGWVFVHEKAYQVRDTAIESSVMTKVKGFGVYNNKVMDVADYVTPTQGASVFCVITKLITTENQVQGYCPESEMKYKCTHDNNCTKFLNRPAGNGLPTGRCVRFNDTLNTCEIRGWCPAEIDYIKTHPMMEVENFTIFIKNSIRFPLFNFTKGNFLPSITNAYIKTCNFDMVNNTYCPIFRVGDVVRYAHQNFTTLAHKGGVIGIKIGWICDLDRSEDECSPSYSFTRLDAMSEKNSVSPGYNFRFAKYFKMDNGTDYRTLVKAYAIRFDVLVNGNAGKFNMIPTLINMVAAFTSVGVGTVLCDIILLNFLKGAEQYKAKKFEEVSDTPMESSVSHSNGLYRSQLSIRHEERQSSDSGAFSIAQYS, from the exons atgtggACGTGTATAACAGATTTCTTCACCTATGAGACCACCAAGTCAGTGGTGGTGAAGAGCTGGACCATCGGCATCATCAACAGGGTGGTCCAACTTCTTATTATCACCTACTTCATCGG atgGGTGTTTGTCCATGAGAAGGCATACCAGGTCAGGGATACTGCTATAGAGTCATCAGTAATGACAAAGGTCAAAGGCTTTGGTGTTTACAACAACAAGGTTATGGATGTTGCTGACTACGTCACCCCTACCCAG ggTGCCTCAGTGTTCTGCGTCATCACTAAGCTGATCACAACCGAGAATCAAGTTCAGGGTTACTGTCCCGAG AGTGAGATGAAGTATAAGTGTACTCACGACAACAACTGTACCAAGTTCCTGAACAGACCTGCAGGGAACG GTCTACCCACGGGCAGGTGTGTTCGTTTCAACGACACCCTGAACACCTGTGAGATCAGAGGCTGGTGCCCCGCTGAGATAGACTACATCAAGAC gcacccTATGATGGAGGTGGAGAACTTCACCATCTTCATCAAGAACAGCATCCGTTTCCCCCTTTTCAACTTCACTAA aGGGAACTTCCTCCCCAGCATCACAAACGCGTATATAAAGACGTGTAACTTTGACATGGTCAACAACACCTACTGCCCTATCTTCAGGGTAGGGGACGTGGTGCGGTATGCACACCAGAACTTCACCACTCTGGCCCACAAG GGAGGAGTGATTGGCATAAAGATCGGCTGGATATGCGATCTCGACAGGTCCGAGGATGAGTGTAGCCCCTCCTACTCCTTCACCCGATTGGACGCCATGTCAGAAAAGAACAGCGTGTCCCCCGGTTACAACTTCAG GTTTGCCAAGTACTTTAAGATGGACAATGGGACTGACTACAGAACCCTGGTGAAGGCCTACGCCATCAGGTTTGATGTACTGGTCAATGGAAAT GCAGGAAAGTTTAACATGATCCCTACTCTGATTAACATGGTTGCAGCATTCACCTCTGTAGGAGTG GGCACGGTGCTCTGTGACATCATACTCCTCAATTTCTTGAAAGGGGCGGAGCAGTACAAGGCCAAGAAATTTGAGGAG gtTTCAGACACGCCAATGGAGTCCTCCGTTTCCCATAGCAATGGGTTGTACCGCAGCCAGCTGTCAATCAGGCATGAGGAGAGGCAGTCCAGCGACTCAGGAGCCTTCTCTATTGCACAATACAGCTGA
- the p2rx3b gene encoding P2X purinoceptor 3b isoform X1, which produces MWTCITDFFTYETTKSVVVKSWTIGIINRVVQLLIITYFIGWVFVHEKAYQVRDTAIESSVMTKVKGFGVYNNKVMDVADYVTPTQGASVFCVITKLITTENQVQGYCPESEMKYKCTHDNNCTKFLNRPAGNGLPTGRCVRFNDTLNTCEIRGWCPAEIDYIKTHPMMEVENFTIFIKNSIRFPLFNFTKGNFLPSITNAYIKTCNFDMVNNTYCPIFRVGDVVRYAHQNFTTLAHKGGVIGIKIGWICDLDRSEDECSPSYSFTRLDAMSEKNSVSPGYNFRFAKYFKMDNGTDYRTLVKAYAIRFDVLVNGNAGKFNMIPTLINMVAAFTSVGVGTVLCDIILLNFLKGAEQYKAKKFEEVTSLSFLIWPTQAVVSTVHLETLFLSLSLSLSLSLSLSLSLSLSLSLSLSLSLSLSLSLSLSLSLSLHLGFRHANGVLRFP; this is translated from the exons atgtggACGTGTATAACAGATTTCTTCACCTATGAGACCACCAAGTCAGTGGTGGTGAAGAGCTGGACCATCGGCATCATCAACAGGGTGGTCCAACTTCTTATTATCACCTACTTCATCGG atgGGTGTTTGTCCATGAGAAGGCATACCAGGTCAGGGATACTGCTATAGAGTCATCAGTAATGACAAAGGTCAAAGGCTTTGGTGTTTACAACAACAAGGTTATGGATGTTGCTGACTACGTCACCCCTACCCAG ggTGCCTCAGTGTTCTGCGTCATCACTAAGCTGATCACAACCGAGAATCAAGTTCAGGGTTACTGTCCCGAG AGTGAGATGAAGTATAAGTGTACTCACGACAACAACTGTACCAAGTTCCTGAACAGACCTGCAGGGAACG GTCTACCCACGGGCAGGTGTGTTCGTTTCAACGACACCCTGAACACCTGTGAGATCAGAGGCTGGTGCCCCGCTGAGATAGACTACATCAAGAC gcacccTATGATGGAGGTGGAGAACTTCACCATCTTCATCAAGAACAGCATCCGTTTCCCCCTTTTCAACTTCACTAA aGGGAACTTCCTCCCCAGCATCACAAACGCGTATATAAAGACGTGTAACTTTGACATGGTCAACAACACCTACTGCCCTATCTTCAGGGTAGGGGACGTGGTGCGGTATGCACACCAGAACTTCACCACTCTGGCCCACAAG GGAGGAGTGATTGGCATAAAGATCGGCTGGATATGCGATCTCGACAGGTCCGAGGATGAGTGTAGCCCCTCCTACTCCTTCACCCGATTGGACGCCATGTCAGAAAAGAACAGCGTGTCCCCCGGTTACAACTTCAG GTTTGCCAAGTACTTTAAGATGGACAATGGGACTGACTACAGAACCCTGGTGAAGGCCTACGCCATCAGGTTTGATGTACTGGTCAATGGAAAT GCAGGAAAGTTTAACATGATCCCTACTCTGATTAACATGGTTGCAGCATTCACCTCTGTAGGAGTG GGCACGGTGCTCTGTGACATCATACTCCTCAATTTCTTGAAAGGGGCGGAGCAGTACAAGGCCAAGAAATTTGAGGAGGTAACATCTCTTTCATTCTTAATATGGCCGACACAGGCTGTGGTAAGTACAGTTCACCTGgagacactctttctctctctctctctctctctctctctctctctctctctctctctctctctctctctctctctctctctctctctctctctctctctctctctctctctctctctctctctctctctctctctctctctccatctaggtTTCAGACACGCCAATGGAGTCCTCCGTTTCCCATAG